Proteins from one Rhizoctonia solani chromosome 5, complete sequence genomic window:
- a CDS encoding tranport-associated late exocytosis protein, whose amino-acid sequence MATIETRPYSREYSGLVSQAAIASVVLGLSVTIFELMRRKRRKIPSQRNEQGVLGSVDSWEFGYLYQARCWAKVPAPPLPPRPLSWVRQVLLIREPDLFRMVGTDATVYIRFLVGCVFFVALHGCTTLPILLPLHVTYAPPSVSPRSMTRASLSSLIDSDAFGIDRESYRGNLKLLSVHVAVLWWMSLTWIGTLLWICRGAFRLREAMVQDARKEREIYLKQNNGVPNPHQGWRLRSVMVTDIPSGLRDEMRLAEYFKRYLSKDLKVSPLAPVLAPSPGIRSFAVNKLWRWGKSATMTAPPTCEAQVSASENKRLVEIEKVVLVRKTTELASLLERREEVLRRLEHAHIKLATKVLLAVKHKMQHPNSRRTPMSTPPGSIVVRPSKSKSRPASTDGVANRETDNNQPDYDDNNPIPYALASPKARENVPRVMLAPATPPGTHTRNRSVQEGSSGEPGQESNRQSGITEYYTPATPTRPTLIIGAPPRPEPPRRPPPAIPASSGRPPVPHRVPPPIPPRTPQTHKIADMSRLDVATPVQATPPVSPGTAAAEMGFNIRPKGKMSTGSQGEPGSTGHHRGSIGPFDNDVTSPYLTENGIDEDDDDEGLDPLGLGRRAGKPLFARNKETEGLTRPVPSRRPSQKPLMEARDLLSAREITFEDRDEVLERNKRLVETIGPFVYEFGLLERPKDKGKKRAKLNRQSSDIDDPLEPPEAPFKRSSGRGWRFSSGSSWLSVFTQSSTTAANSRSRASSQSTGKTLVNAPGFGFSAQVLRTHMLSTEQDTVGPSDVRQVNPGETIWDAIHSLPRSDLDAYQPLINLSALFRGRTVPAIDFFTTKLALLSALIDESRGGCREDATPASTAFVTFKDPRDARRAVKELAAHPKNVLACVVTPAPDVRDIDWGRAMKSTYTGEFVKDWVVNMGVWGFTVLWIFPVSLLVGLVSIDNLSRFIPELATYLRRHYVQKELISSFLPTLLVALLAILIPLILFFIAKKAHNIITFSRLHDRILTRYYKFLVCNVVIFFCIGVSVLQSFLTSFGQQITNVVTLIAGYIPSVHRSSWGVIFQTGIHAGLELGLFGVSAIDCLSRDGTWGNNTQATRELALTHLRSSRLAPESSTRCHNYTIVLHSEPLNPAVFIAVLRCRIRQVRYGLTTSSILIVLPKLAVVFKHQFVHVYRKIYDGNAVNIVIRILRYSLDGLMLSQVVLMAIMLLLRQTIQAGVIGTALVLTALAKLYLTRVSRAKFEAADKAEAKAACGLDSRTTQPKADEKYLDCEAQDVNTASTGQLSRITQRVTEWHSPTNIDMYSTLPRLRSKPTGRQENPFKPQPPPLPPRPISHIETPARSTHLAPPPLPERRIPRLASWETFRADVPLVVPHTGREPWDDSPDNTATYDNPYYTQPVPEYLWLPKNPLSLLDLNDTVDLHRALTSEADGGDMTESIMLDDEAAVGSFRDDASMDPFTEFTGEEDIALSSIIRDRLDHGDVGEDFDYHDGDTSSIFSRRPSGGTVASRRLRSPNAHRSFSAGVRRSGGNLLTPITPNRLRSHSVGVGVDPALQPNLNVQAQFLPSEHGVAPPTIRRLGSGLSLGRRSVADRRSQEETPCRLNRPRANTGASVAVTVREALLREVCEEERTATEERIRQELQESEHLTAPRKWTAWMYAKVTSQDHDDPI is encoded by the exons ATGGCGACGATCGAGACGAGGCCGTATAGCCGTGAATATTCGGGCCTGGTGTCGCAAGCGGCGATCGCGAGCGTGGTACTTGGTCTCTCGGTCACAATCTTTGAACTCATGCGACGAAAGCGACGAAAGATTCCGTCACAGAGGAACGAACAAGGCGTTTTGGGAAGCGTTGACAGCTGGGAATTTGGATA CCTGTATCAAGCTCGGTGTTGGGCCAA GGTCCCCGCTCCCCCCTTGCCCCCTCGGCCTCTTTCATGGGTACGACAAGTACTATTAATAAGAGAACCCGATCTGTTTCGCATGGTCGGTACAGACGCTACAGTATATATTCGGTTCCTCGTCGGCTGCGTCTTCTTTGTTGCCCTTCATGGGTGCACCACTTTGCCTATCCTCCTGCCATTACACGTCACTTATGCGCCACCCTCGGTCTCCCCCCGTTCTATGACTCGTGCCTCTTTATCCAGTCTAATTGACTCGGATGCATTCGGTATAGATCGAGAGAGCTATCGGGGCAATCTGAAGCTCTTGAGTGTGCACGTTGCTGTTCTTTGGTGGATGAGCTTGACATGGATTGGGACCTTGTTGTGGATATGCCGAGGCGCTTTCAGGCTTCGTGAGGCCATGGTTCAGGATGCCAGAAAGGAGCGGGAGATATATCTCAAGCAGAACAATGGTGTCCCCAATCCCCATCAGGGATGGAGGTTGAGGTCAGTTATGGTTACCGATATTCCGAGCGGGCTCAGGGACGAGATGAGGTTAGCCGAATACTTCAAG CGTTATCTCTCTAAAGACCTCAAGGTCTCTCCATTAGCACCTGTTCTAGCACCGTCCCCAggcatccgctcctttgcgGTCAACAAACTTTGGAGGTGGGGCAAATCTGCAACTATGACGGCTCCCCCAACTTGCGAAGCCCAAGTTTCAGCCTCCGAGAACAAGCGTCTCGTCGAGATCGAGAAAGTGGTCTTGGTACGCAAAACAACCGAACTTGCGTCATTGTTGGAACGCAGGGAGGAGGTACTGAGACGTCTAGAACATGCGCACATCAAG CTTGCCACCAAAGTTTTACTCGCTGTGAAACACAAGATGCAGCATCCTAATTCTCGAAGGACCCCAATGAGCACACCCCCTGGCAGTATCGTCGTCCGACCATCCAAGTCTAAATCTCGCCCCGCTTCAACGGACGGAGTGGCCAATAGGGAGACCGACAACAACCAGCCCGATTATGATGACAACAACCCGATTCCCTATGCACTTGCCAGTCCTAAAGCTCGGGAAAATGTTCCTCGGGTAATGCTCGCCCCGGCTACTCCTCCAGGGACGCACACAAGGAACCGATCAGTACAGGAGGGATCCTCTGGCGAGCCAGGTCAAGAATCGAATCGTCAAAGCGGTATAACGGAATATTACACTCCTGCTACCCCAACCAGGCCCACGCTCATTATTGGCGCACCCCCTCGACCCGAGCCTCCGCGTCGTCCTCCCCCAGCCATCCCTGCATCGTCCGGCCGACCTCCGGTACCGCACCGAGTACCACCTCCTATTCCTCCTCGAACACCCCAGACTCACAAGATCGCGGACATGTCACGCCTGGATGTAGCAACTCCTGTGCAAGCAACCCCGCCTGTTAGCCCCGGCACGGCTGCCGCCGAGATGGGCTTCAATATTCGCCCCAAAGGAAAAATGTCTACCGGATC CCAAGGGGAGCCAGGGTCCACCGGACACCATCGAGGCAGCATCGGTCCGTTTGACAATGATGTCACAAGCCCATACCTCACGGAGAACGGAATCGACGAGGACGATGATGACGAGGGTCTGGACCCCCTTGGTTTGGGACGCAGGGCAGGGAAACCTTTGTTTGCGAGGAATAAAGAAACCGAAGGCCTTACTCGGCCTGTCCCTTCCAGGAGGCCAAGCCAGAAGCCATTGATGGAGG CCCGCGACCTCCTTTCGGCTCGAGAGATCACGTTCGAAGACCGAGATGAAGTTCTGGAGAGAAACAAGCGACTCGTCGAAACTATCGGGCCATTCGTATACGAGTTTGGACTATTGGAGCGACCAAAGGATAAAGGGAAAAAAAGAGCAAAGTTGAATAGGCAGTCAAGCGATATCGACGATCCTCTTGAGCCTCCCGAGGCCCCGTTCAAACGCTCAAGCGGACGTGGTTGGCGGTTTTCTTCTGGTAGCAGTTGGCTGTCAGTTTTTACCCAGTCATCCACGACCGCTGCCAATTCTCGGTCACGGGCTTCCTCTCAATCAACTGGCAAAACTTTGGTCAACGCCCCCGGGTTTGGGTTTTCGGCACAGGTTCTCCGTACGCACATGTTGTCCACGGAGCAAGACACTGTTGGGCCAAGTGACGTCCGCCAAGTTAACCCAGGAGAGACTATTTGGGACGCGATTCACTCTTTACCTCGATCAGATTTGGATGCCTACCAACCTTTAATCAACCTTTCAGCACTCTTCCGAGGCCGGACAGTCCCCGCCATTGATTTCTTTACCACAAAACTCGCCCTTCTCAGCGCTCTCATCGACGAGTCTCGGGGTGGCTGCCGGGAGGATGCAACCCCTGCCAGCACCGCATTCGTCACGTTCAAGGATCCAAGGGACGCGAGACGTGCGGTAAAGGAGCTTGCCGCCCACCCCAAGAACGTCTTGGCATGCGTCGTTACACCTGCACCTGACGTTCGAGATATAGATTGGGGGCGGGCGATGAAGAGTACCTATACCGGAGAGTTTGTGAAGGATTGGGTTGTGAATATGGGTGTTTG GGGTTTCACGGTGCTCTGGATTTTCCCGGTTTCGCTTCTAGTTG GTCTTGTGTCCATCGATAACCTGTCTCGATTCATCCCTGAGCTG GCTACATATCTGCGAAGACACTACGTACAGAAGGAATTGATTTCCTCGTTCTTGCCTACTTTGCTGGTCGCTTTGCTTGCTATCCTCATCCCACTAATATTATTTTTCATCGCGAAAAAGGCGCACAACATAATCACGTTCTCCCGCTTGCACGATAGGATCCTGACTAGGTATTACAAGTTCCTAGTTTGCAA TGTTGTAATTTTCTTCTGTATCGGTGTTTCGGTCCTTCAATCATTCCTCACCTCATTCGGTCAACAAATAACGAATGTGGTTACCCTGATCGCTGGTTATATTCCGTCTGTGCACCGTTCTTCGTGGGGTG TGATTTTCCAAACCGGGATACACGCAGGTCTTGAGCTTGGATTGT TTGGTGTAT CTGCCATTGATTGTCTATCCCGCGATGGCACGTGGGGCAACAACACCCAGGCGACGAGA GAGTTGGCCCTCACTCATCTTCGATCTTCCAGACTGGCTCCCGAATCATCTACTCGTTGTCATAATTACACTAT TGTTCTCCATTCTGAACCCCTTAATCCTGCCGTTTTCATTGCTGTACTTCGTTGTCGCATTAGGCAAGTACGCTATGGCTTAACTACAAGTTCAATACTAATCGTACTCCCGAAATTGGCAGTTGTCTTCAAACACCAA TTTGTTCACGTGTATCGAAAGATTTACGACGGAAATGCAGTGAACATCGTCATCAGGATT CTTCGTTATTCACTAGACGGATTAATGCTTTCTCAAG TTGTCTTAATGGCCATAATGCTCCTGTTACGCCAAACCATTCAAGCTGGGGTCATCGGAACAGCCTTAGTTTTGACCGCTTTGGCTAAACTATA CCTGACCAGAGTTTCTCGTGCCAAATTCGAAGCCGCCGATAAAGCGGAAGCGAAAGCTGCCTGCGGACTGGATTCCCGAACGACCCAGCCCAAAGCCGACGAAAAATATTTGGATTGCGAAGCCCAGGATGTCAATACTGCTAGCACGGGTCAACTTAGTCGAATTACACAACGAGTCACGGAATGGCACTCTCCAACCAACATCGATATGTATTCAACACTTCCTCGACTTCGTTCAAAACCGACAGGCAGACAAGAAAATCCATTTAAACCTCAGCCTCCTCCACTACCTCCTCGTCCAATTTCTCATATCGAGACCCCGGCTCGCTCCACCCACCTTGCTCCTCCGCCTCTCCCAGAACGTCGCATCCCCAGATTGGCCTCATGGGAGACGTTCCGGGCTGATGTGCCATTGGTTGTTCCTCACACTGGAAGGGAGCCTTGGGATGATAGCCCCGACAATACTGCGACGTATGACAACCCATACTATACCCAACCAGTCCCCGAGTACCTCTGGTTGCCTAAAAATCCCCTTTCACTACTCGACCTCAACGACACAGTTGACCTTCACCGTGCTCTCACTTCTGAAGCTGATGGTGGTGATATGACCGAGTCAATAATGTTGGACGATGAAGCGGCGGTCGGCAGTTTTAGGGATGACGCAAGTATGGATCCATTTACAGAGTTTACCGGGGAAGAGGACATTGCGCTTTCCTCAATCATTAGGGATAGGCTTGATCATGGGGATGTTGGAGAAGACTTTGACTATCATGATGGCGATACCAGCTCTATATTCTCCCGTCGCCCCTCTGGTGGTACGGTTGCTTCAAGGCGCCTACGCTCCCCCAACGCTCATCGGTCATTTTCTGCTGGGGTCCGAAGATCGGGAGGAAACCTCCTTACTCCGATTACACCCAATCGGCTTCGTTCCCATTCGGTTGGTGTAGGCGTTGATCCTGCTTTACAACCGAACTTGAATGTCCAAGCACAATTTCTACCCAGCGAGCATGGTGTTGCACCTCCCACAATCCGCAGACTTGGCTCAGGACTCTCTCTCGGCAGACGTAGCGTTGCCGACAGACGGAGTCAAGAGGAAACACCCTGCCGCCTCAACCGCCCCCGAGCGAACACTGGTGCCAGCGTGGCCGTCACAGTTCGTGAGGCACTTCTCAGAGAAGTCTGCGAAGAAGAACGGACAGCCACTGAGGAGCGTATTCGACAGGAGTTGCAGGAATCTGAACACCTTACCGCACCCCGCAAATGGACGGCATGGATGTATGCCAAGGTCACGTCCCAAGATCACGATGATCCAATTTAA
- a CDS encoding 40S ribosome biogenesis protein Tsr1 and BMS1 C-terminal: MAVPNFVLALTTTPLMDDKPHKAHRAAQSGAKAEKKAQSKGKGKADHGKGYNEKAFAPKSGRKADRQGRRTAEKDQTRLHVPLVNRTPEDEPPPVIVAIVGPPGVGKTTLVKSLVRRYTKHTLSEVKGPITVVAGKKRRLTFVECNNDLNSMIDIGKIADLVLLMIDGSFGFEMETFEFLNILQAHGFPKVIGVLTHLDLIKKLSTQRETKKQLKKRFWTEIYQGAKLFYLSGVLNGRYPDSEIQNLSRFISVMKFRPLVFRNSHSYLLADRLQDLTPRELVRTTPNVDRTVTLYGYLRGTNLRETTKVHVPGAGDLSIKSITRLADPCPLPTADSEKRRKLSEKQKLIHAPMSDVGGVMYDKDAVYINVPGNFTRKGENGEETDAQGEGERMVMDLQDITHTLADKLSQSHIRLLGTSTAPLEVTENDEEEGDWSDDDGSDDDDEADDLEVEDDSDDSQDDEIVDKGDLGDHGRTAPRQPRSLNLPKSTSKSHEVEYAESDSDLGDGLLDEQSGDEAGLEFEDEDGLDDDIEGELEEHEDGSESEEGEEVPRWKSGLAERASRSFDLRAKSRRRKDWSKLIYGSELTPHEVVFGKDANADNSQPTEDNDELFTVKRPAESGVELFDQTKEPIDTESLAAWGEEEMLDSIRHLFITGEPKPVLGQDETGEPYEDEAEGGFEDLEAPTTMTPTDEETRAAELAAKKEALKRKFDEQYDDPDEDPTANMDFYEQKKDEMARQLALNRAEFEGIDEETRVMVEGHRAGAYVRIELENVPCELVEHFDPAFPIIIGGLLPAEERFGFIQVRIKRHRWYTRTLKTNDPLIFSVGWRRFQSLPIYSLDDHSIRMRMLKYTPEHMHCYATFYGPVSLPGTGFCAFNSLDGKVPGFRVSASGVVLDIDRSVKIVKKLKLTGTPYKIFKNTAFIKDMFNSALEVAKFEGANIRTVSGIRGQIKKAQAKPDGAFRATFEDKVLMSDVVFLRAWYSIMPRKFYNPVTSLLLVDKGEWKGMRLTGQVRRAEGLKTPLSVNSTYKAVDRPSRRFNPLKIPRKLQADLPYASKTKITRPQSRPTYTQKRAVVLEPEERKAISLIQQIRALRKDQVARRREKQGERKAAHRKKVETMESKKEDKKREERKEYMRLAGQKAKRASEGGGGRSSKRSRHD; this comes from the exons ATGGCTGTGCCAAATTTTGTTTTGGCACTAACCACCACCCCACTCATGGACGACAAACCACACAAGGCTCACCGTGCTGCGCAATCAGGGGCCAAGGCCGAAAAGAAGGCCCAGTCCAAAGGTAAAGGAAAGGCGGATCATGGAAAAGGATATAACGAAAAG GCATTCGCTCCCAAATCGGGCCGAAAAGCAGACAGACAAGGGCGCCGAACCGCAGAGAAGGATCAGACGAGATTGCATGTTCCCTTGGTGAATCGCACACCTGAAGATGAGCCGCCGCCAGTGATCGTTGCAATTGTCGGCCCGCCTGGG GTTGGGAAAACGACTCTTGTGAAAAGCTTGGTTAGAAGGTACACAAAGCATACACTTTCTGAGGTTAAAGGTCCGATTACCGTTGTTGCTG GGAAGAAGAGGCGATTAACATTCGTCGAGTGCAATAATGATCTTAATTCTATGATTGACATAGGAAAGATAGCCGATTTGGTGTTACTCATGATCGACGGTAGTTTTGGTTTCGAGATG GAAACATTTGAGTTTCTTAACATCCTGCAGGCGCATGGCTTCCCCAAGGTCATTGGTGTATTGACCCATTTGGATCTAATCAAAAAGCTCTCTACTCAACGAGAAACGAAAAAACAACTCAAGAAGCGATTCTGGACTGAGATATACCAGGGCGCCAAACTATTCTATCTATCTGGAGTGCTCAATGGCCGTTACCCAGATTCCGAAATTCAGAATTTATCGAGGTTTATATCCGTTATGAAGTTCCGACCACTTGTATTCCGGAATTCTCATTCATACCTCCTGGCGGACCGGTTACAGGACTTGACTCCTCGAGAACTCGTTCGAACGACACCAAATGTGGATAGAACCGTGACTTTGTATGGGTACCTTCGTGGAACAAACCTTCGGGAAACGACCAAGGTGCATGTCCCCGGAGCAGGCGACCTTTCCATTAAAAGCATAACTCGCCTTGCCGATCCTTGTCCGCTTCCCACTGCAGATAGCGAGAAACGGCGAAAGTTGAGTGAAAAACAGAAGCTCATACATGCGCCGATGAGCGATGTGGGTGGAGTGATGTACGACAAGGATGCGGTGTACATTAATGTACCGGGAAACTTTaccagaaaaggagaaaaCGGGGAGGAAACAG ATGCCCAAGGAGAAGGGGAGAGGATGGTTATGGACTTGCAAGATATTACGCACACTCTCGCGGACAAGTTATCCCAGAGCCATATCCGACTCCTGGGTACTTCGACTGCACCTCTCGAAGTTACAGAGAACgatgaagaggaaggagACTGGTCGGACGACGACGGcagcgacgacgacgacgaagcCGACGATTTGGAGGTGGAGGACGATTCAGATGACTCACAAGATGACGAGATAGTAGACAAAGGTGATTTGGGTGACCATGGTCGAACTGCTCCTCGTCAGCCGCGCTCATTAAACCTACCTAAATCAACATCTAAATCACACGAGGTTGAATATGCGGAAAGTGACTCGGATCTTGGGGACGGGTTACTGGACGAGCAGTCTGGGGACGAGGCGGGATTGGAGTTTGAAGATGAGGATGGGTTAGATGACGATATTGAAGGAGAGTTAGAGGAGCACGAGGACGGGAGCGAGAGtgaagaaggagaagaggtgCCGAGATGGAAGTCAGGTCTTGCAGAGCGAGCATCTCGATCATTCGACCTGCGCGCCAAGTCCAGGAGACGAAAAGACTGGTCGAAACTAATTTATGGGTCGGAACTCACCCCTCACGAAGTAGTCTTCGGAAAGGATGCGAACGCCGACAATAGCCAACCCACCGAAGACAATGATGAACTCTTTACCGTTAAGCGACCAGCAGAATCCGGAGTGGAATTGTTTGACCAGACCAAGGAGCCCATTGATACTGAATCGTTGGCGGCATGGGGAGAGGAAGAAATGTTGGATTCGATTCGTCATCTGTTCATCACCGGGGAGCCCAAGCCGGTTTTGGGGCAGGATGAGACTGGGGAGCCGTACGAGGACGAGGCGGAGGGCGGATTCGAAGACCTAGAGGCTCCCACGACTATGACCCCTACGGACGAGGAAACTCGTGCAGCCGAGCTCGCGGCGAAAAAGGAGGCTCTAAAACGGAAATTCGACGAGCAGTACGATGATCCGGACGAAGATCCTACAGCTAACATGGATTTCTACGAACAAAAGAAAGACGAAATGGCTCGCCAGCTAGCACTGAATCGAGCCGAGTTTGAAGGCATAGACGAAGAGACGAGAGTAATGGTTGAAGGTCATCGCGCTGGTGCGTATGTGCGTATTGAGTTGGAAAACGTACCTTGCGAGTTGGTCGAGCATTTCGATCCTGCATTTCCCATTATCATTGGAGGACTGCTCCCTGCCGAGGAACGATTCGGGTTTATTCAAGTTCGAATCAAGAGGCACCGTTGGTACACCCGGACACTCAAAACCAACGACCCTCTCATCTTCTCCGTTGGCTGGAGGCGATTCCAGTCGCTTCCTATTTACTCCCTCGACGATCATAGTATTCGCATGCGGATGCTTAAATATACTCCGGAGCATATGCACTGTTATGCGACATTCTATGGCCCAGTTTCCCTGCCGGGCACTGGCTTCTGCGCATTCAACTCGCTCGACGGCAAGGTTCCTGGGTTCAGAGTGTCTGCGAGTGGTGTAGTGCTGGATATCGATCGCTCAGTGAAGATCGTCAAAAAGCTCAAGCTTACCGGCACCCCGTACAAGATCTTCAAAAACACGGCCTTCATCAAGGACATGTTTAATTCCGCGCTCGAGGTCGCTAAGTTCGAAGGTGCAAATATACGAACTGTCTCGGGGATTCGGGGACAAATTAAGAAGGCCCAAGCGAAGCCCGATGGTGCTTTCCGTGCGACATTTGAGGACAAGGTGTTGATGAGCG ATGTTGTATTCCTTCGTGCTTGGTACTCTATCATGCCCCGAAAGTTCTATAATCCTGTTACGTCTTTACTCTTGGTAGACAAGGGAGAGTGGAAGGGGATGAGACTGACAGGCCAGGTTCGAAGAGCCGAGGGGTTGAAAACGCCCTTGAGTGTGAATTCGACTTACAAG GCAGTAGATCGACCATCTAGGCGCTTCAATCCTCTCAAGATACCCCGCAAGCTCCAAGCTGATTTACCGTACGCATCCAAAACAAAAATCACGCGACCCCAAAGCCGTCCAACCTATACCCAGAAACGTGCCGTAGTTCTTGAGCCGGAGGAGCGCAAGGCCATTAGTCTCATCCAGCAAATACGTGCATTAAGGAAGGACCAGGTGGCCCGGCGCCGCGAGAAACAAGGTGAACGGAAAGCAGCGCACCGCAAGAAAGTTGAGACCATGGAGTCAAAGAAGGAGGACAAGAAGAGGGAGGAGCGGAAggaatatatgcgtttggCTGGGCAGAAGGCTAAGCGGGCTTCAgaaggtggaggcgggcgaAGCTCAAAACGATCCAGGCATGATTGA
- a CDS encoding SMP-30/gluconolaconase/LRE-like region protein produces MWSTFYVDANGSTTGARPFPIPPASQPFVAESKAFYNVIGTNPSLSVIAQASDNQFHEAGVYISATNEVYFTSNILNKTGANENYQYPIYANFNKVSLNSTNGTYEWQVVPQPSSQFVLPNGGTYYNGKVLMAIQGYQLNTPSSLIAFDPFTQRAETLLNNFYGRPFNSLNDVAVLTRGRNIKTPVGEQWVFFTDPTYGYYLQKFKQYPRLPSQVYAFHPPTGTIRVVADGLQKPNGIQFSPDMQTCYISDTGLLSEDPADSAPRDGSGPGTIYPEPGSDPTTDPPALINKRLFAFADNVAPDGIKVDTDGNVYGGCFDGVHVWLSLLGLEQEGCTTRKDLLGLDVPSEIPGVPAGRGCANMVFVPGGLLMFAEDRMYLARIKAKGALLP; encoded by the exons ATGTGGTCAACCTTTTATGTCGACGCGAATGGTTCCACGACGGGGGCTCGACCGTTTCCTATTCCTCCTGCAAGTCAACCCTTTGTTGCGGAGTCAAAGGCATTCTACAATGTCATTGGTACAAATCCAAGTCTCTCCGTCATCGCACAGGCCAGTGATAATCAATTCCATGAAG CGGGTGTTTACATTTCAGCAACAAACGAGGTCTACTTCACGTCTAACATTCTCAATAAGACAGGAGCTAATGAGAACTACCAATATCCCATCTACGCCAACTTCAACAAGGTTTCTCTCAACAGCACGAATGGAACTTATGAATGGCAGGTAGTACCACAACCGTCATCTCAATTCGTACTTCCCAACGGAGGAACATACTACAATGGAAAAGTATTAATGGCAATACAAGGCTACCAGTTGAACACACCCAGCTCATTAATCGCGTTTGACCCCTTCACTCAAAGAGCCGAGACGCTCTTGAATAATTTCTATGGCAGGCCTTTCAATAGTCTAAACGATGTTGCTGTTCTTACCCGAGGAAGGAATATAAAAACCCCCGTAGGAGAGCAGTGGGTCTTTTTCACGG ACCCTACATATGGTTATTATCTACAAAAGTTTAAACAATATCCTCGGCTTCCCTCGCAGGTCTATGCGTTCCATCCACCAACCGGAACCATCCGCGTGGTGGCTGATGGGCTACAAAAGCCTAACGGTATCCAGTTCAGCCCAGATATGCAAACATGTTATATTTCAGATACTGGACTTTTGAGCGAGGATCCTGCTGATTCCGCCCCTCGTGATGGCTCTGGCCCTGGTACGAT TTATCCTGAGCCTGGCTCTGACCCGACGACCGATCCACCGGCTCTCATCAATAAGCGTCTATTCGCATTCGCCGATAACGTTGCTCCTGACGGAATAAAAGTTGATACCGACGGAAATGTGTATGGTGGTTGCTTTGATGGCGTACACGTATGGCTTTCCTTGCTTG GTCTGGAACAAGAAGGGTGCACTACTCGGAAAGATCTGCTCGGTTTAGACGTTCCTTCCGAGATACCTGGAGTCCCAGCTGGAAGAGGATGTGCAAATATGGTATTTGTGCCAGGAGGCTTGCTCATGTTTGCCGAAGATCGCATGTACCTCGCGAGGATCAAGGCCAAAGGTGCTCTTCTACCCTGA